A single Inediibacterium massiliense DNA region contains:
- a CDS encoding YARHG domain-containing protein, producing MMKKLLFIFVLIIVIITGCDTDKKSLETKVQNTENKTEGKVESIKKDENSNIGVKEEEICKKTNMEYTNDYIFPESDKVKLTFEDIYNIDFKNFDLAKNEIYARRGYIFKSKRLSNYFSKKEWYHPKEDFTTAELTSIEMYNIQLLSYFENLDSMYEKVRDKNKTTDSRLVQKINIYGKNKEIYVDLNGDGIKEKILYKINMKDSCYSDGTLFINDKKIKLDGYSFLTSFAIVDINIKDNIKEIVISDEGPSADYSSKFFYYDGNKILEMGEVGGLYDDGIQINGSGQFSAISRANILQTWFFDRLYQLDSNHKIVEIKQDVFNTNYFVFMKKPLKVYLSRDTKSDSFIIEEGTVVNLVGTDNKEWCLIETKKGKRGWFALDNDDEIRGTNLDARELFIGLCFAD from the coding sequence ATGATGAAAAAGTTGTTGTTCATTTTTGTGTTGATAATCGTTATAATTACTGGCTGTGATACAGATAAGAAAAGCCTGGAAACTAAGGTTCAAAATACTGAAAATAAAACTGAAGGTAAAGTGGAAAGTATTAAAAAAGATGAGAATAGTAATATTGGAGTAAAAGAAGAAGAAATTTGTAAAAAAACGAATATGGAATATACAAATGATTATATTTTTCCTGAAAGTGATAAAGTAAAGTTAACTTTTGAGGATATATATAATATTGACTTCAAAAATTTTGATTTAGCCAAAAACGAAATATATGCTAGAAGGGGATACATATTTAAATCAAAAAGGCTTTCAAACTACTTTAGTAAAAAGGAATGGTATCATCCAAAAGAGGATTTTACTACAGCAGAATTGACGTCTATAGAAATGTATAATATACAACTCCTATCTTATTTTGAAAATCTGGACAGTATGTATGAAAAAGTAAGAGATAAAAATAAAACAACTGATTCTAGATTGGTGCAGAAAATAAACATATATGGCAAAAACAAAGAAATATATGTAGATCTTAATGGAGATGGGATAAAAGAAAAAATATTATATAAAATTAATATGAAAGATTCTTGCTATAGTGACGGCACTCTTTTTATTAATGATAAAAAAATAAAGTTAGATGGGTATAGTTTTTTAACTTCCTTTGCCATAGTTGATATCAATATAAAAGATAATATTAAAGAAATTGTTATTAGTGATGAAGGGCCAAGTGCTGATTATAGCTCTAAATTTTTCTATTATGATGGAAACAAAATTCTAGAGATGGGAGAAGTGGGGGGACTATACGATGATGGGATACAGATAAATGGTTCGGGGCAATTTAGTGCAATTTCAAGAGCCAATATATTACAGACTTGGTTTTTTGATCGATTGTATCAATTAGATTCTAATCATAAGATTGTTGAAATTAAGCAAGATGTATTTAATACTAACTATTTTGTTTTTATGAAAAAGCCACTAAAAGTATATCTTAGTAGAGATACTAAATCGGATTCGTTTATTATTGAGGAAGGAACAGTAGTAAATTTAGTGGGTACAGATAATAAAGAATGGTGCTTAATTGAGACAAAGAAAGGTAAGAGAGGATGGTTTGCTCTTGATAATGATGATGAAATAAGAGGAACAAATTTAGATGCTAGAGAACTTTTTATTGGACTATGTTTTGCTGATTAA
- a CDS encoding transposase produces MPRCARIKSNDSIYHIMVRSISEIKLFKKNDDKDRYLSLIQKYRYKYGFKVYAYCLMDNHGHFIIDANGADISKIMHGINFCYAQYFNQKYKRHGHVFQDRFKSKIINSDQYLISLSAYIHNNPMDIKKYQDKPQKYKYSTLGVFLGLKKDLYDIVDEKYIMSLFKVDINKAREMYLEFVVGYDNESITIEGEFINEKTEYRSERVIHARDYTPKDIVRYIVGYTKINMKKVYIKYNREATESRALCVLFMKRFCNFSHKDICRVIGNITSSRVSMLCSMGVDIILKSSRYNHIIDDFICSEVI; encoded by the coding sequence ATGCCAAGATGTGCACGAATAAAAAGTAATGATTCCATCTATCATATTATGGTAAGAAGTATAAGTGAAATAAAGCTTTTTAAGAAAAATGATGATAAAGACAGATACTTATCATTAATTCAAAAATATCGGTATAAATATGGGTTTAAAGTATATGCTTATTGCTTGATGGACAATCATGGTCATTTCATAATAGATGCAAATGGAGCAGATATTTCTAAAATCATGCATGGTATTAATTTCTGCTATGCGCAATATTTCAATCAAAAATATAAAAGACATGGGCATGTGTTTCAAGATAGATTTAAAAGTAAAATAATAAATTCTGATCAATATTTAATAAGTTTATCTGCATATATACACAACAATCCTATGGATATAAAAAAATATCAAGATAAGCCTCAAAAATACAAATATTCAACATTAGGAGTATTTTTAGGGTTAAAAAAAGATTTATATGATATAGTAGATGAAAAATATATTATGAGTCTATTTAAGGTAGATATCAATAAAGCAAGGGAGATGTATTTGGAGTTTGTAGTAGGATATGACAATGAATCAATAACAATAGAAGGGGAATTTATAAATGAAAAGACAGAATATAGAAGTGAAAGAGTAATACATGCAAGAGACTATACTCCTAAAGATATTGTCCGTTATATAGTAGGATATACCAAGATCAATATGAAAAAAGTATATATAAAATATAATCGAGAAGCTACAGAAAGTAGAGCATTATGTGTTTTGTTTATGAAAAGATTTTGCAATTTTTCTCATAAAGATATATGTAGAGTTATAGGAAATATTACTAGCTCAAGAGTATCAATGCTATGCTCCATGGGGGTAGATATAATACTCAAAAGTTCAAGATATAATCATATAATAGATGATTTTATATGCAGTGAAGTAATATAA
- a CDS encoding ABC-F family ATP-binding cassette domain-containing protein: MITVTGVGLRYGDKKLFEDVNLKFTPGNCYGVIGANGAGKSTFLKILSGQIEPNTGSVAITPGERLAVLKQDHFEFDEYVVLDTVIMGHKRLYEIMKEKDALYQKEDFTEEDGIKASELEGEFAELDGWDAETNAEKLLMGLGITKDLHYKKMEELEGGEKVKVLLAQSLFGNPDILLLDEPTNHLDFKAINWLEEFLIEYPNTVIVVSHDRHFLNKICTHMVDIDFGKAKLFVGNYDFWYESSQLALKLMKDQNKKKEEKIKELQTFIARFSSNASKARQATSRKKLLDKINVEDIEPSSRRYPFVGFTPEREAGKDILTVEGISKTIDGVKVLNNISFVMNKGDKIILLGRNEIAKTALMEILMGEMEPDEGTFKWGITTTQAYLPKDNSEYFDDVDLNLIDWLRQYSEEKSESFIRGFLGKMLFSGEEPLKMAQVLSGGEKVRCMFSKLMLSGANVLLLDEPTNHLDLESIQAVNDGLTAFKGSMIFTSHDHKFIETIANRVIEITPAGIFDKQVTFDEFLEDEELQNRIDKMYEQE; the protein is encoded by the coding sequence TTGATTACAGTTACAGGCGTAGGATTAAGATATGGAGACAAAAAGCTATTTGAAGATGTAAATTTAAAATTTACTCCAGGAAATTGTTATGGGGTAATTGGAGCAAATGGTGCAGGAAAATCAACTTTTTTAAAAATATTATCTGGTCAAATTGAACCAAATACTGGATCAGTAGCTATTACACCAGGTGAGAGATTAGCAGTTTTAAAGCAAGATCACTTTGAATTTGATGAGTATGTTGTTTTAGATACAGTTATTATGGGACATAAAAGACTTTATGAAATTATGAAAGAAAAAGATGCGCTTTATCAAAAAGAAGATTTTACAGAAGAAGATGGAATCAAAGCTTCTGAACTTGAAGGTGAGTTTGCAGAATTAGATGGATGGGATGCAGAAACTAATGCAGAAAAATTATTGATGGGACTTGGAATTACAAAAGACCTTCATTATAAAAAGATGGAAGAATTAGAAGGAGGAGAAAAGGTAAAAGTATTACTTGCTCAATCTCTTTTTGGAAATCCTGATATTCTTTTATTAGACGAGCCTACCAACCACTTGGATTTTAAAGCGATCAATTGGTTAGAGGAATTTTTAATAGAGTATCCAAATACAGTAATTGTAGTATCCCATGATAGACATTTCTTAAATAAAATATGTACACATATGGTAGATATTGATTTTGGAAAAGCAAAATTATTTGTAGGTAACTATGATTTTTGGTATGAATCTAGTCAATTGGCATTAAAGCTTATGAAGGATCAAAATAAGAAAAAAGAAGAAAAAATAAAAGAATTACAAACCTTTATTGCAAGATTTAGCTCTAATGCTTCTAAAGCAAGACAAGCTACTTCTAGAAAAAAATTATTAGATAAAATCAATGTAGAAGATATTGAACCTTCTTCAAGAAGATATCCATTTGTTGGATTTACTCCAGAAAGAGAAGCAGGAAAAGATATTTTAACAGTAGAAGGAATTAGTAAAACTATTGATGGAGTAAAGGTATTAAATAATATTTCATTTGTTATGAATAAAGGAGATAAGATTATTCTTCTTGGAAGAAATGAAATAGCAAAGACTGCTTTAATGGAGATATTAATGGGTGAGATGGAACCAGATGAAGGAACCTTCAAATGGGGTATTACCACAACTCAAGCTTATCTACCAAAGGATAATTCTGAGTATTTTGATGATGTAGATCTTAACTTAATAGATTGGTTAAGACAATATTCAGAAGAAAAATCCGAATCTTTTATCAGAGGATTTTTAGGAAAAATGTTATTCTCTGGAGAAGAGCCTTTGAAAATGGCACAGGTTTTATCTGGAGGAGAAAAAGTAAGATGTATGTTCTCAAAATTAATGCTATCTGGTGCCAATGTATTATTATTAGATGAACCAACAAACCATTTAGACTTAGAATCTATTCAAGCAGTAAATGATGGATTGACTGCATTTAAAGGAAGTATGATTTTTACATCTCATGACCATAAATTTATAGAAACTATTGCAAATAGAGTGATTGAGATCACACCAGCAGGAATTTTTGACAAACAAGTAACTTTTGATGAATTCTTAGAAGATGAAGAACTTCAAAATAGAATAGATAAAATGTATGAGCAGGAGTAA
- a CDS encoding M16 family metallopeptidase: protein MTNKIFNSQEFKLKNGIELVTVKKDTQLFSIHIGLRVGPIYEKESERGICHFIEHMLFKGTHKRDNHKINQDFEERAGSYDAYTDYTSTVFSIHALKEEFEISIDLLSDMIMHSTFPKDEIEKEKKVILSELKTDLDDVEEFSFIKAHDLAFCKSPLKHSILGKQKTVKAFTKEDLVDFYHKNYIPNQCVISVVSPYEHDQVQNIIEKYFGDWNKKEEQARFVCVEKNRNIEKITYKKNIEQSTILFLYTFHGLTRKEELALEILNYKLGESANSILFRELREERGFAYDVYSEADPTKFIKTLVLYTSTSKEHIDEAKEVINNCIQKIVHKEISFDDKNILHMKKVLKTGIASILEDSQGLGNYILHQKLMSKKIDAFMEDLKDLEDINEEDIYKVAQKILNEPTIHILLNEENE, encoded by the coding sequence ATGACAAATAAGATTTTTAATAGTCAAGAATTTAAATTAAAGAATGGGATAGAACTTGTAACAGTTAAAAAAGATACACAACTATTTTCTATTCATATAGGATTAAGAGTAGGACCCATCTATGAAAAAGAGAGTGAACGAGGCATTTGCCATTTTATTGAACATATGCTCTTTAAAGGAACTCATAAAAGAGACAATCATAAAATCAATCAAGATTTTGAAGAAAGAGCAGGCTCTTATGATGCATATACAGATTATACATCTACGGTTTTTTCTATTCATGCATTAAAAGAAGAGTTTGAAATATCTATAGATCTTTTGTCAGACATGATCATGCATTCAACTTTTCCAAAAGATGAGATAGAAAAAGAAAAAAAAGTAATTTTATCAGAACTCAAGACTGATTTAGATGATGTAGAAGAATTTAGCTTCATCAAAGCCCATGATCTTGCTTTTTGCAAGAGTCCCTTAAAACATTCTATTTTAGGAAAACAAAAGACAGTAAAAGCTTTTACAAAAGAAGATTTAGTTGATTTTTATCATAAAAATTATATTCCAAATCAATGTGTAATAAGCGTTGTTTCTCCTTATGAACATGATCAAGTTCAAAATATAATAGAAAAATATTTTGGAGATTGGAACAAAAAAGAAGAACAAGCTCGCTTTGTATGTGTAGAAAAAAATAGGAATATAGAAAAAATAACATATAAAAAAAATATAGAGCAAAGCACTATTTTATTTTTATATACTTTTCATGGTCTGACTCGAAAAGAAGAATTAGCTTTAGAAATATTAAATTATAAGCTAGGAGAAAGTGCAAATTCTATTTTATTTAGAGAACTAAGAGAAGAAAGAGGATTTGCATATGATGTGTATTCAGAAGCAGATCCTACGAAATTTATTAAAACATTAGTTCTTTATACATCAACTTCTAAAGAGCATATTGACGAAGCAAAAGAAGTGATCAACAATTGTATTCAAAAAATAGTTCATAAAGAGATTTCATTTGATGATAAAAATATTTTGCATATGAAAAAGGTTTTAAAAACAGGGATAGCTTCTATATTAGAAGATTCCCAAGGACTAGGAAATTACATTCTACATCAAAAGTTAATGTCAAAAAAGATAGATGCATTTATGGAGGATCTAAAGGATTTAGAGGATATCAATGAAGAAGATATATACAAAGTAGCACAAAAAATATTGAATGAGCCAACCATACATATATTATTAAATGAAGAAAATGAATAA